One Phaseolus vulgaris cultivar G19833 chromosome 2, P. vulgaris v2.0, whole genome shotgun sequence DNA window includes the following coding sequences:
- the LOC137812160 gene encoding protein HIGH CHLOROPHYLL FLUORESCENCE PHENOTYPE 173, chloroplastic isoform X1 translates to MEAFCTTQSSSASTSLLNFQGPELARRKFCKNSSHTILASPTLPKPFLQIYGRPQTLIYTSTRLSSGTHRAAISAEAGRQNWDFGRFVKTLYFFNGFPSPAKFFDFLAEKLSGPSPSVMVNSMRTSDIVLVAGATGGVGRRVVDILRKKGIPVRVLVRNEEKARRMLGSDVDLVVGDITKDSTLIPEYFKGVKKVINAASVIVGPKEGDTPDRAKYSQGVKFFEPEIKGDSPEKVEYLGMRNLIKAVKDNLGLRRGRLLFGFEGNNYRQLPWGALDDVVMGGVSESTYQIDPSGGENGGPTGVFKGVVSTTNNGGFTSIRTKNFSEPENLSAYDGLEFRLKGDGRRYKIIVRTSSDWDTVGYTSGFDTEKGKWQSIQVPFSSLRPVFRARTVSDAPPFDPSIVASLQLMFSKFEYDGKLNETFVEGPFELPVSSIRAYIKDPITPRFVHVSSAGVTRPERPGLDLSKQPPAVRLNKELDFILTFKLKGEDLLRESGIPYLIVRPCALTEEPAGADLIFDQGDNITGKISREEIARMCVAALDSPYACDKTFEVKSVIPFSEPFTVDPANPPPEKDYDIYFKNLKEGITGKEALQQDPVSV, encoded by the exons GGCCCTGAGTTGGCTAGAAGAAAGTTTTGTAAGAATTCTTCACACACTATTTTGGCATCACCTACGCTACCTAAACCGTTTCTTCAGATTTATGGTAGACCTCAGACATTGATTTATACGTCAACGAGACTCTCTTCTGGAACACATAGAGCAGCAATATCGGCTGAAGCTGGACGACAAAATTGGGATTTTGGAAGATTTGTAAAAACACTATACTTCTTCAATGGGTTCCCATCTCCTGCTAAG TTCTTTGACTTTCTAGCTGAGAAACTTTCTGGTCCTTCCCCGAGTGTAATGGTTAACTCAATGAGAACTTCTGATATTGTCCTGGTAGCTGGAGCTACTGGTGGCGTTGGTCGAAGAGTAGTTGACATACTACGGAAGAAAGGAATTCCAGTTCGagtattg GTTAGAAATGAAGAGAAGGCAAGAAGGATGTTAGGCTCGGATGTTGATTTG GTTGTTGGAGACATTACAAAAGATAGCACTTTGATACCTGAATACTTTAAAGGCGTGAAGAAAGTGATCAATGCTGCTTCTGTTATTGTTGGCCCTAAGGAAGGAGACACTCCAGACAGAGCAAAATACAGCCAA GGAGTTAAGTTTTTTGAGCCTGAG ATAAAAGGTGACTCACCAGAAAAGGTTGAGTACTTAGGAATGAGAAATTTGATCAAGGCTGTGAAGGACAATCTTGGACTTCGAAGAGGAAGGCTATTATTTGGATTTGAAG GCAATAATTACAGGCAGCTTCCTTGGGGTGCTTTAGATGATGTGGTAATGGGCGGAGTTAGTGAAAGTACTTATCAAATTGACCCAAGTGGGGGTGAAAATGGTGGACCAACTGGGGTTTTTAAAG GTGTTGTTTCAACAACAAACAATGGTGGCTTTACAAGTATCAGAACTAAG AATTTCTCAGAACCTGAAAATCTTTCTGCATATGATGGTTTGGAGTTCCGCCTAAAAGGTGATGGGCGTAGATATAAAATCATTGTTCGTACAAGCAGTGATTGGGACACTGTTGGTTACACTTCAGGCTTTGACACCGAGAAAGGAAAATGGCAATCG ATTCAAGTGCCATTTTCTTCCTTGAGGCCTGTATTTCGAGCAAGAACTGTGTCTGATGCTCCACCATTTGATCCAAGCATTGTTGCATCATTACAG CTCATGTTCAGCAAGTTTGAGTATGATGGTAAATTAAATGAAACTTTTGTGGAAGGTCCATTTGAGCTTCCAGTGTCTAGCATAAGGGCATATATAAAGGATCCAATAACACCCAG GTTTGTACATGTGAGCTCAGCAGGAGTTACAAGACCTGAAAGACCTGGACTTGATCTAAGTAAACAGCCTCCTGCCGTTCGATTAAACAAGGAACTGGATTTTATTCTCACATTTAAACTAAAG GGAGAGGATTTGCTTAGGGAAAGTGGCATTCCCTATCTAATCGTAAGGCCTTGTGCATTAACTGAGGAGCCTGCTGGTGCCGATCTTATTTTTGATCAAGGAGATAATATTACG GGTAAAATATCAAGGGAAGAGATTGCTCGTATGTGTGTAGCTGCACTTGATAGCCCTTATGCGTGTGACAAAACATTTGAG GTCAAAAGTGTGATTCCATTTAGCGAGCCATTCACTGTGGATCCAGCAAACCCTCCCCCAGAAAAGGACTAtgacatatattttaaaaatttaaaagaaggCATTACAGGGAAGGAAGCTCTCCAACAAGATCCTGTTTCTGTTTAG
- the LOC137812160 gene encoding protein HIGH CHLOROPHYLL FLUORESCENCE PHENOTYPE 173, chloroplastic isoform X2, with the protein MVNSMRTSDIVLVAGATGGVGRRVVDILRKKGIPVRVLVRNEEKARRMLGSDVDLVVGDITKDSTLIPEYFKGVKKVINAASVIVGPKEGDTPDRAKYSQGVKFFEPEIKGDSPEKVEYLGMRNLIKAVKDNLGLRRGRLLFGFEGNNYRQLPWGALDDVVMGGVSESTYQIDPSGGENGGPTGVFKGVVSTTNNGGFTSIRTKNFSEPENLSAYDGLEFRLKGDGRRYKIIVRTSSDWDTVGYTSGFDTEKGKWQSIQVPFSSLRPVFRARTVSDAPPFDPSIVASLQLMFSKFEYDGKLNETFVEGPFELPVSSIRAYIKDPITPRFVHVSSAGVTRPERPGLDLSKQPPAVRLNKELDFILTFKLKGEDLLRESGIPYLIVRPCALTEEPAGADLIFDQGDNITGKISREEIARMCVAALDSPYACDKTFEVKSVIPFSEPFTVDPANPPPEKDYDIYFKNLKEGITGKEALQQDPVSV; encoded by the exons ATGGTTAACTCAATGAGAACTTCTGATATTGTCCTGGTAGCTGGAGCTACTGGTGGCGTTGGTCGAAGAGTAGTTGACATACTACGGAAGAAAGGAATTCCAGTTCGagtattg GTTAGAAATGAAGAGAAGGCAAGAAGGATGTTAGGCTCGGATGTTGATTTG GTTGTTGGAGACATTACAAAAGATAGCACTTTGATACCTGAATACTTTAAAGGCGTGAAGAAAGTGATCAATGCTGCTTCTGTTATTGTTGGCCCTAAGGAAGGAGACACTCCAGACAGAGCAAAATACAGCCAA GGAGTTAAGTTTTTTGAGCCTGAG ATAAAAGGTGACTCACCAGAAAAGGTTGAGTACTTAGGAATGAGAAATTTGATCAAGGCTGTGAAGGACAATCTTGGACTTCGAAGAGGAAGGCTATTATTTGGATTTGAAG GCAATAATTACAGGCAGCTTCCTTGGGGTGCTTTAGATGATGTGGTAATGGGCGGAGTTAGTGAAAGTACTTATCAAATTGACCCAAGTGGGGGTGAAAATGGTGGACCAACTGGGGTTTTTAAAG GTGTTGTTTCAACAACAAACAATGGTGGCTTTACAAGTATCAGAACTAAG AATTTCTCAGAACCTGAAAATCTTTCTGCATATGATGGTTTGGAGTTCCGCCTAAAAGGTGATGGGCGTAGATATAAAATCATTGTTCGTACAAGCAGTGATTGGGACACTGTTGGTTACACTTCAGGCTTTGACACCGAGAAAGGAAAATGGCAATCG ATTCAAGTGCCATTTTCTTCCTTGAGGCCTGTATTTCGAGCAAGAACTGTGTCTGATGCTCCACCATTTGATCCAAGCATTGTTGCATCATTACAG CTCATGTTCAGCAAGTTTGAGTATGATGGTAAATTAAATGAAACTTTTGTGGAAGGTCCATTTGAGCTTCCAGTGTCTAGCATAAGGGCATATATAAAGGATCCAATAACACCCAG GTTTGTACATGTGAGCTCAGCAGGAGTTACAAGACCTGAAAGACCTGGACTTGATCTAAGTAAACAGCCTCCTGCCGTTCGATTAAACAAGGAACTGGATTTTATTCTCACATTTAAACTAAAG GGAGAGGATTTGCTTAGGGAAAGTGGCATTCCCTATCTAATCGTAAGGCCTTGTGCATTAACTGAGGAGCCTGCTGGTGCCGATCTTATTTTTGATCAAGGAGATAATATTACG GGTAAAATATCAAGGGAAGAGATTGCTCGTATGTGTGTAGCTGCACTTGATAGCCCTTATGCGTGTGACAAAACATTTGAG GTCAAAAGTGTGATTCCATTTAGCGAGCCATTCACTGTGGATCCAGCAAACCCTCCCCCAGAAAAGGACTAtgacatatattttaaaaatttaaaagaaggCATTACAGGGAAGGAAGCTCTCCAACAAGATCCTGTTTCTGTTTAG